The sequence TCTCCTCTCATCAGTCTCACCTCCTACAACAACTGAATGAGCAGCGCAGACAAGATGTATTTTGTGATTGCAGTATTCTAGTTGAAGGGAAGGTCTTCAAAGCACATCGAAATGTATTATTTGCTAGTAGTGGCTACTTTAAAATGCTTCTTTCTCAGAATTCAAAGGAGACAAGTCAGCCAACCACAGCTACCTTTCAGGCTTTCTCCCCTGACACTTTTACAGTTATCCTGGACTTTGTCTATTCTGGCAAGCTGTCTCTAACTGGTCAGAATGTCATAGAAGTAATGTCCGCTGCTAGCTTCCTTCAGATGACTGATGTCATTAGTGTATGTAAGACTTTTATTAAATCTTCGTTAGATAttagtgagaaagaaaaagatcgCTATTTTAGTCTCTCAGATAAAGACGCCAACTCTAATGGCGTAGAACGTTCCTCTTTTTATAGCGGTGGCTGGCAAGAAGGCGGCAGTTCTCCACACTCTCACCTAAGCCCAGAGCAAGGAACGGGCATAATAAGTGGAAAATCTTGGAGTAAGTATAATTATCATCCAGCCTCCCAAAGGAATACTCAACAACCTTTGGCCAAGCACGAACAAAGGAAAGATTCCATTAAAAAGACCAAACATTTGAGATTGTCACAGCCTTCTGAAGTTGCTCATTATAAGTCAAGCAAACGAGAAGCACGGACATCCGATTCTTCCAGCCATGTTTCCCCATCTGAAGAACAAGCACAAATTGATGCTGAAATGGACTCTACTCCTGTTGGCTATCAATATGGTCAAGGATCTGATGTCACATCCAGAAGTTTTCCAGGTACTGAAATAGATATAAGTTCCCACCAAGTTCAGCggagcacgcctgtagtcccaggtccttgggaggcgggaggatcgcttgagtccaggcgTTCTGGGCTGTCGTGCACTATGCCAGTTAGGTGTCCGCGTTAAGTTTGGCATCAACATGGTGACCTCCCAGGAGCAgaggaccaccaggttgcctaaggaggggtgagcCAGGCCAGATTTGAAAGGGAGCAGCTCAAAACTTCCCTGCTGATGAGTAGTGGGATCTTCCCATGAATAGCCACTacacaccagcctgagcaacatagcaagaccttctttctttaaaaaaaaacttaaattaaaaacaaaaaaaagcggATAAGTTCCCTCAACCAGGTTTCAAACTCTTATGTAAATCAATCCTATGTCAACATGCACATAACTTTAGGTGTTATAAGCAGTTGAaccaagtgatttttttaaaaagtcctatttctataatgaaatttatttcataaaacatgaatttaaaattttaaattcaaactaATATTAGGTAAATTTAGTCAGTCAAAATAATAAGAGTACCGAGGATCAAAATCCATGATTTTCCAAACCTGTATCTGTGGGTGATTAGATTACTGTTAAATGTTTGAAGCTCTTTTCTAAATAGTTCAAGGCCTAagacacatattttcattttaagtagtttttttccccctgagtaTTCACTAGGaggaatatttaatttattaagatgtaaatacttaataattttttttaaaaaactaacacaCAGCCTTTAATATTGATTCTGTAATTCTATAGTAGACCAATTTGCAACAATTTGAGCCGTCTCATTTTTATGATAGTAGTAAAATGCAGAAAGACTGTGTACAGTGATAGTTTCAAAATAATCCTCTCCTCACTCTCATTAGGCTGAAGTAGAAAATAGGGATAAGAAATGCATATCATCcagttttttcccccaattaATCAGTTAGCAAATTTGCTTAACAGTTTACATGTAAATTTAgaggaaaattataataaaatgaaactccTGAAGATTAAGGTTATAAGgttaagattatatatttttaattaaattaaattaaagaaattttttttgagagtgtcttgctctgtcaccccgggctAGACTGTagtagcatcatcataactcactgcaacctcaaactcctggctcaagtgatcctcctgccttgacctcccaagtagctgggaacacaggtgcacaccaccacgcccagctaatttttctatttttagtggagac is a genomic window of Eulemur rufifrons isolate Redbay chromosome 8, OSU_ERuf_1, whole genome shotgun sequence containing:
- the ZBTB8A gene encoding zinc finger and BTB domain-containing protein 8A, with product MEISSHQSHLLQQLNEQRRQDVFCDCSILVEGKVFKAHRNVLFASSGYFKMLLSQNSKETSQPTTATFQAFSPDTFTVILDFVYSGKLSLTGQNVIEVMSAASFLQMTDVISVCKTFIKSSLDISEKEKDRYFSLSDKDANSNGVERSSFYSGGWQEGGSSPHSHLSPEQGTGIISGKSWSKYNYHPASQRNTQQPLAKHEQRKDSIKKTKHLRLSQPSEVAHYKSSKREARTSDSSSHVSPSEEQAQIDAEMDSTPVGYQYGQGSDVTSRSFPDDLPRMRFKCPYCTHVVKRKADLKRHLRCHTGERPYPCQACGKRFSRLDHLSSHFRTMEIRIPDGT